A portion of the Citrobacter rodentium NBRC 105723 = DSM 16636 genome contains these proteins:
- a CDS encoding glycyl-radical enzyme activating protein — MIFNIQRYSTHDGPGIRTVVFLKGCSLGCRWCQNPESRARTQDILFDARLCLEGCELCAQAAPDVIERALNGLLIHREKLTESHFSALADCCPTQALTVCGEVRNVDEIMSTVLRDKPFYDRSGGGITLSGGEPFMQPELAAALFKASHEAGIHTAVETCLHVPWKYIAPSLPYIDLFLADLKHVADAPFRQWTDGSAARVLGNLKKVAAAGKQMIIRVPLIQGFNADEEAIRAITDFAADELRVAEIHFLPYHTLGINKYHLLNQPYHAPEKPLDAPELLAFAQQYACAKGLTATLRG, encoded by the coding sequence ATGATTTTCAATATTCAGCGCTACTCCACACATGATGGCCCTGGTATCCGTACCGTGGTGTTTCTTAAAGGATGCTCGCTCGGCTGCCGCTGGTGTCAGAATCCGGAAAGCCGCGCCCGTACACAGGATATCCTGTTTGATGCGCGGCTGTGTCTGGAGGGTTGCGAGCTGTGCGCGCAGGCCGCTCCCGACGTGATTGAACGGGCGCTGAACGGCCTTCTTATTCACCGGGAGAAGCTCACCGAAAGTCATTTTTCCGCGCTGGCCGACTGCTGCCCCACTCAGGCGCTGACCGTCTGCGGCGAGGTGCGGAACGTGGATGAAATCATGTCCACCGTCCTGCGCGATAAACCCTTTTACGACCGCAGCGGCGGCGGTATTACGCTCTCCGGCGGCGAGCCTTTTATGCAGCCGGAACTGGCGGCGGCGCTGTTTAAAGCCAGCCATGAGGCCGGAATACATACCGCAGTCGAAACCTGCCTGCACGTACCGTGGAAATATATTGCGCCTTCGCTGCCTTATATCGACCTGTTTCTTGCCGATCTGAAGCACGTCGCCGATGCGCCGTTCAGACAGTGGACCGACGGCAGCGCCGCACGTGTGCTCGGCAATCTGAAAAAAGTCGCTGCGGCAGGTAAGCAGATGATTATCCGCGTCCCGCTGATTCAGGGCTTTAACGCCGATGAAGAGGCCATCAGGGCGATTACCGATTTTGCCGCCGACGAACTGCGCGTCGCAGAGATCCACTTCCTGCCCTATCACACGCTGGGCATAAATAAATACCACTTACTCAATCAACCCTACCACGCGCCGGAAAAACCGCTGGATGCGCCAGAACTGCTTGCTTTCGCCCAGCAGTACGCCTGCGCAAAAGGTTTAACCGCGACTTTACGAGGATAG
- a CDS encoding Rpn family recombination-promoting nuclease/putative transposase, with protein MTTSTPHDAIFKTFLTHPETAHDFLSLHLPSGLRKLCDLHTLKLESTSFIEERLQAYYSDVLWSLKTTEGDGYIYVVIEHQSRPDAHMAFRLMRYAIAAMQNHLDAGHKTLPLVVPMLFYHGAVSPYPFSLCWLDEFANPLMARQLYSAAFPLVDITVVPDDEIMQHRRMALLEFIQKHIRQRNLMGLVDKLASLIVSGSANDSQLKALFNYLLIQHGHKPRFGQFVRAIANQVPEHKESFMNIVEKIRRAGQRKGKREGMQLGLEQGLQEGLQKGRREEALRIARAMLENGVEREFIVQMTGLSQDEIALLRH; from the coding sequence ATGACCACATCGACGCCGCATGATGCGATTTTCAAAACGTTTTTAACACATCCGGAAACCGCGCACGATTTTCTCTCGCTTCATCTTCCATCCGGCCTGCGCAAACTTTGTGATTTGCATACGCTGAAGCTGGAGTCCACCAGCTTTATTGAGGAGCGCCTGCAGGCTTATTACTCTGATGTTCTCTGGTCGCTGAAAACCACGGAGGGTGACGGCTATATTTACGTCGTGATTGAGCATCAGAGCCGCCCCGATGCGCATATGGCGTTTCGCCTGATGCGCTACGCCATCGCGGCCATGCAAAACCATCTTGATGCCGGACATAAAACGCTACCGCTGGTGGTGCCGATGCTGTTCTATCATGGTGCCGTCAGCCCTTATCCGTTTTCGCTGTGCTGGCTGGATGAATTTGCCAACCCGCTTATGGCGCGCCAGCTTTACAGCGCGGCGTTTCCCTTAGTGGATATTACCGTTGTGCCGGATGATGAAATTATGCAGCATCGCCGCATGGCGCTGCTTGAGTTCATCCAGAAGCATATCCGTCAGCGCAATCTGATGGGGCTGGTCGATAAGCTGGCTTCGCTGATTGTTAGCGGGAGCGCTAATGACAGCCAGCTGAAGGCGCTGTTTAATTACCTTCTGATACAGCACGGACATAAACCCCGATTCGGGCAGTTTGTCCGCGCAATTGCCAACCAGGTGCCGGAACACAAGGAGAGTTTTATGAACATTGTTGAAAAGATCCGTCGCGCAGGGCAGAGAAAAGGGAAGCGTGAAGGTATGCAGCTTGGGCTGGAACAAGGGTTACAGGAAGGGTTACAGAAGGGGCGGCGTGAAGAGGCGCTACGCATCGCCCGCGCAATGCTCGAAAATGGCGTGGAGCGGGAGTTTATTGTGCAGATGACCGGCCTTTCGCAGGATGAGATCGCCCTGCTGCGACATTAA
- the moeA gene encoding molybdopterin molybdotransferase MoeA, producing MEFTTGLMPLETALTDMLSRVTPLTAVETLPLTQCFGRILAHDVVSPLDVPGFDNSAMDGYAVRLADLASGQPLPVAGKAFAGQPFQGEWPVGSCIRIMTGAPVPAGCEAVVMQEQTETSGSGVRFTAEVKAGQNIRRRGEDITQNAVVFAAGTRLTTAELPVLASLGIAQAPVVRKVRVALFSTGDELQLPGQPLGEGQIYDTNRLTVHLMLQQLGCEVINLGIIRDDPHALRAAFIEADSQADVVISSGGVSVGEADYTKTILEELGEIAFWKLAIKPGKPFAFGKLSNSWFCGLPGNPVSAALTFYQLVQPLLAKLSGNRASGLPPRQRVRTASRLKKTPGRLDFQRGVLQRTADGELEVTTTGHQGSHIFSSFSLGNCFIVLERDRGNVEAGEWVEVEPFNALFGGL from the coding sequence ATGGAATTTACCACCGGACTGATGCCGCTGGAAACGGCGCTTACCGACATGCTGTCGCGCGTTACCCCGCTAACCGCCGTTGAGACGCTGCCGTTAACGCAGTGTTTTGGTCGTATTCTGGCGCATGATGTCGTTTCGCCGCTGGACGTGCCGGGCTTTGATAATTCCGCGATGGACGGCTATGCGGTACGCCTGGCCGATCTCGCCTCCGGCCAGCCGTTGCCGGTCGCCGGTAAAGCGTTCGCCGGTCAGCCGTTCCAGGGGGAATGGCCTGTCGGTTCATGCATTCGCATTATGACCGGCGCGCCGGTGCCCGCAGGCTGCGAGGCGGTAGTAATGCAGGAGCAAACGGAAACCTCGGGAAGCGGCGTGCGCTTCACCGCAGAGGTCAAAGCCGGGCAAAATATTCGTCGGCGCGGGGAAGATATCACGCAAAACGCGGTCGTTTTTGCCGCCGGAACGCGTCTGACTACCGCTGAACTGCCGGTGCTGGCGTCGCTCGGCATCGCGCAAGCGCCGGTAGTGCGTAAAGTGCGGGTCGCGCTGTTTTCCACCGGCGATGAGCTACAGCTGCCGGGCCAGCCGCTCGGTGAAGGGCAGATTTATGACACTAATCGTCTGACCGTTCATCTGATGCTGCAACAGCTGGGCTGTGAGGTGATCAACTTAGGCATTATTCGCGATGACCCGCACGCCCTGCGCGCGGCGTTTATCGAAGCCGACAGCCAGGCCGATGTGGTGATCAGCTCCGGCGGCGTGTCGGTCGGCGAAGCGGATTACACCAAAACCATCCTCGAAGAACTCGGCGAAATCGCCTTCTGGAAGCTGGCGATCAAGCCCGGTAAACCGTTCGCCTTCGGTAAACTCAGCAACAGCTGGTTCTGCGGCCTGCCGGGCAATCCGGTTTCAGCGGCCCTGACGTTCTATCAGCTGGTACAGCCGCTGCTGGCGAAGCTGAGCGGTAATCGCGCCAGCGGCCTGCCGCCGCGCCAGCGGGTGCGCACCGCCTCACGCCTGAAAAAAACGCCGGGACGTCTCGATTTCCAGCGCGGCGTGTTACAGCGTACCGCTGACGGCGAACTGGAAGTCACCACCACCGGGCATCAGGGTTCGCATATTTTCAGTTCTTTCAGCCTGGGGAACTGCTTTATCGTGCTGGAGCGCGATCGCGGGAACGTGGAAGCGGGCGAATGGGTGGAAGTGGAACCGTTTAACGCGCTGTTTGGGGGCCTGTAA
- the fsa gene encoding fructose-6-phosphate aldolase, translating to MELYLDTSDVQAVKALARIFPLAGVTTNPSIVAAGKKPLEVLLPELREAMGGQGRLFAQVMATTAEGMVSDARKLRGIIPDIVVKVPVTAEGLAAIKLLKVEGIPTLGTAVYGAAQGLLGALAGAEYIAPYVNRVDAQGGDGIQTVTDLQKLLKMHAPQAKVLAASFKTPRQALDCLLTGCEAITLPLDVAQQMIAYPAVDAAVARFEHDWQSAFGHTAI from the coding sequence ATGGAACTCTATCTGGATACCTCCGACGTTCAGGCCGTTAAGGCGCTGGCGCGGATTTTCCCGCTGGCGGGCGTGACCACCAACCCGAGTATTGTGGCGGCGGGTAAAAAGCCGCTGGAAGTGTTATTGCCTGAACTACGTGAGGCGATGGGCGGGCAGGGGCGTCTGTTTGCCCAGGTGATGGCGACGACGGCGGAAGGCATGGTCAGCGATGCGCGTAAACTGCGCGGGATAATCCCGGATATCGTCGTAAAAGTGCCGGTGACGGCGGAAGGGCTGGCGGCGATTAAATTGCTAAAAGTTGAGGGCATTCCCACTCTGGGAACGGCGGTGTACGGCGCGGCGCAAGGGCTGCTTGGCGCGCTGGCCGGGGCGGAGTATATCGCGCCTTACGTTAACCGCGTGGACGCGCAGGGCGGCGACGGGATTCAGACCGTCACCGATCTGCAAAAACTGCTGAAGATGCACGCCCCGCAGGCCAAAGTGCTGGCGGCTAGTTTTAAAACGCCGCGTCAGGCACTGGACTGTCTGCTGACCGGCTGTGAGGCCATCACCTTACCGCTGGATGTCGCGCAGCAAATGATCGCCTACCCGGCGGTGGATGCTGCGGTCGCCAGATTCGAGCACGACTGGCAGAGCGCGTTCGGTCACACGGCAATCTGA
- the moeB gene encoding molybdopterin-synthase adenylyltransferase MoeB, which produces MAELSDQEMLRYNRQIILRGFDFDGQEALKAAKVLIVGLGGLGCAASQYLASAGVGQLTLLDFDTVSLSNLQRQTLHSDTTVGQAKVDSARDALRRINPYIAITPVNALLDDAALAALIAEHDLVLDCTDNVAVRNQLNAGCFAAKVPLVSGAAIRMEGQISVFTYQEGEPCYRCLSRLFGDNALTCVEAGVMAPLIGVIGSLQAMEAIKLLAQYGQPARGKIVIYDAMTCQFREMKLMRNPNCEVCGE; this is translated from the coding sequence ATGGCGGAACTCAGCGACCAGGAGATGCTGCGCTACAACCGTCAAATCATCCTGCGCGGCTTCGATTTTGACGGACAGGAGGCGCTGAAAGCGGCGAAAGTGCTGATTGTCGGCCTCGGCGGGCTGGGCTGCGCCGCCTCGCAGTACCTGGCAAGCGCGGGTGTGGGTCAGCTGACGCTGCTCGATTTCGACACGGTATCGCTGTCTAATCTGCAGCGCCAGACGCTGCACAGCGACACAACGGTAGGCCAAGCCAAGGTCGACTCGGCGCGCGACGCGCTGCGCCGTATTAACCCATATATCGCCATTACGCCGGTCAACGCTCTGCTGGATGATGCCGCCCTTGCCGCGCTGATTGCTGAGCACGATCTGGTGCTGGACTGCACCGATAACGTCGCGGTTCGCAACCAGCTCAACGCCGGGTGCTTTGCAGCGAAAGTTCCGCTGGTTTCGGGTGCAGCAATCCGCATGGAGGGCCAGATCAGCGTGTTCACCTATCAGGAAGGCGAACCCTGCTATCGCTGCCTGAGCCGCCTGTTCGGCGACAACGCGCTGACCTGCGTGGAGGCGGGCGTTATGGCGCCGCTGATCGGCGTCATCGGCTCACTCCAGGCAATGGAGGCGATCAAGCTGCTGGCGCAGTACGGGCAGCCCGCCCGCGGTAAAATTGTTATTTACGATGCCATGACCTGCCAGTTCCGCGAAATGAAGCTGATGCGTAACCCTAACTGTGAAGTCTGCGGAGAATAG